taaagaGGAACttaaattttcagtttgtgaGCTATGACTTACTGCCACTCATTGCCAGGGGAAGTCAGAGAGTACAGGAAAACAGTGAGATTTAAAGAGGGTCCAGGCACACGTCTGAGCAATGAGAATATCCAGGCTAGTAAGAGGCAGTGTCAGCTACAGGGTGAGAAAGCATCCTGCTACAGATGAGAAGAGAGAGCAAATTGTGTGGGGCGCTTGAGGTGAGAAAAATTCTCTAATCAGGCTAAAACTAAACATACTAAGGATCATGGGAAATGGGACTCGGTGGACTCACTCCTACATTTAGTAAGTACGTCCTGAGCCTGAGGAGAGTGTCAGAGAGTCCTAGCATCAATGAGAGATCTATCAGGAAAATCTGAGAActaagagaagaaataaataaatcaacaaaCAGGAAGAGCCagacaggaataaaaaaacaataCCAAAAGACACTGAATCACAGCAAAAATGAGAGGCTGAATCTACAATTCTTTCTTCTCTAGTGGTGTTTAATTTCCCCTTTCCCACCAtcaaaatgtcagaaattaACAGTcaacttcagcaaagccaaactgaaagagaaagaaaaggcagcaaagtCCTTAGAAGCTGCTTCACGCAGACTGAGATACGCCCAGCACCATCAGGAGGCATCCTCTGCAAACATACAAAGGGACCAGAGCTTTTTGATggacatttattttacattctcGAAtgattttctaataaaataaaatgcttaaaatgtgTAATATGTGCAGTCCTTCTGCCACTGAATGAGCgcaggagcagggcagtgcagggagtgggagaAGAAACTGGGCATGGGGAGGAAACACCAACTGGCTTCTGGGGAGCTGGgctccagctgcctcctgcattTGGGTGCCCAGCAGAGAAAGGCTGGTGGAGAGGGCATGAAGGAGGGGCGAGGGCTGGGAGAGAGAAGTGAAACTGAAGCAGGCGATGGCTGCTGGCTCAAATACTTCCAACAGCTCCAAAGCATTTGTGCTGCCTGCCCCCTTATTGCAGTGGTGGCTTTCATCTTGTCTTGGTGTACAATTCCCAGCCCTTCTGCAGGTGCAGAGCTCCCATGGCCTCCTGAAATGCTTGTGCCATCCCTAGACCCTCCTCAGAGTTCTGCATGTGCCCATCTCttttcagcacagcacacagagctTCATCCTCCCATGCAGACCAGGCCTGGTGCCCCTGCTCCAGTCAACACTCAGTCTGCTGGGTTGTCTCTTTCTGgttctcttccatttcctttggCACAGTGATTGCAACCATCCGTTCCAGTGCTGGGAAGGAAGCTGGAAGACGCACCTGAAAGAGAAGGGGCAGCGTTAGGTGTTGGAGGGATGCAGACTGGCACAATTTGGGGCTTCCCCCTGCCGTGGAAGGCAAAGTCCTACTGCTCTCCACCACAATGTTCCAATTCCTCCTAGAGCTAGGGAAGACATGCCTGTCTGGCACATGCAACTTCTTATGGGGAAGACTGACTCAATGCTGCGCTCTCTGTGGTGTCATGGACAGAAGGGATAACAAAGACAGGACATATTTAAGAGAGAGAGCAAATGATGATCCGGGCAATTGTCAGGTTCAATTATATGCCAGATTTTACAATAACTTTTCAGAGAGAATAATTAAGGGCATGAAGGTTTGTGCAAAATGAGATAAGACCCAGTTAAAGACAGAACCGCTTCCACATCTTGCTTTAACAAGTGACTTTCTAGACATTAGAAAAGAGGCAGATATCGCGGTTCCTGGTGGTGATAAAGTGTTTCGTGCCACCTGGACAATAAATACAACTGGGAAATGAGATCAGTAGAATGGCATTGTAAGTGTGATCTCAGCTAAGGGGAAGGGACTGGGATCTTGCTGGCAGGTTTCTACCAGGCTGTATAGAAATAGTAAGCATAGATCTTCAAAGATAGGCTGTGGCACCAGTCATTAATGCCACAGAGTGTGTGAAAGTGCTGATGAGTGCTGTAGAAAATACAAAGCTGATGAGCCAtgtttggaagaagaaaatgtcaccTAAGACCCAGACATTTCAGTAGAATGGAATAAGGAGATGAAAGATGGTgagtgaaacaaaacagtacCAACTGTACATTGGTAGGTTCAGGAGATCAGAACAAGGATGCCTACTGTGTTGGCAAGAGCTAAGGAAGGGATATCTGTGAGCTGCCGGTGTTTGACCAATGCAAGACGAACAAATGTAGTATTAGAGGATGCCAGAatagagagggagagaaagagaaggtgTATTTGCTCCTCCTTATCTGCATTTTCACAAGGGATGAACCCAACAGGGAGCTTGTGCAGAGAAGGGCCTGAGGACCATCagtgcatctctgctgcttcagaagagGTTTGTTTACTTCACAAAACAAGGCCATGAGAGCATATACAAATGCTGTGAGGTGTTCATATCCTAGCTGGATTAGAGCTGTTTAAGCTAACAAAACTGGACATCTATGTATCCAATCTGAATGTGGGTTTGATCATCTCATCCTACTCCTGGGCTTGCACAGTCTAAATAGTGACCCAGAAATCTACAGAAACTGTGGATTACTCCCTCAAATTACTATTAGTGCTAATTAAGAACGGATGATGAAGAACAAGTCACAAGTCGCTCTGGCAGTgctcacagtatttttttaaagcccaTCTTGCCTCTGTTCTGATGCTGCCTGTCCTCAGCTTCCAGCCACCAGGGTTCACTGGGAATCTGCATCACTGCTGTCATGTTCCTTCTCCAGCTCAGGGCAGGCTCAAGTCCCCCAGCCCTCTTGCTATGCCAAGTGCCCCCACCTGAGATCATTCTGAGCCCTGGACCACTGCAGCGCTGGAAGGGGATTTGCACTGTGGCCCTCTCCAAGAAGCTAGGTAGAAGCAGCTACATCACACGCAGTGCTGCATATGCACGAGAGGTGCCCcttttcagcaaaaagaaatcctgATGGAAGTATTTGCCATGTaattaaattgaaaagaaaCCATAAGAAAACTGCAGGGAAACAGTGTGATTTGTCTGcacaatttgttttcagtggcaAGCTGAGATACTGGAAGAAGCTGAGCAAACAAAGGGCAGTAACTTGCCGGAAGCAaacagcagaggcaggaggGCTGAGCCAGCAACAACAGACCCAAGTTAAGATCAGCGTCTGGGAGCCAATAGGCATTTGTATGGAAAGAGAGACTCTGTTATATCAAAGCATCCAGGAAAATGAGAGGACACCTACAAAAGCCTGGAGGTTCACCTGCCTCTATTGCAGTGTGGCTTGCTCTCTGTGAGAGTAAACAAGGAGCTTTTCAAGGCTGGGCTGCAGTTATGCCCTTGGAGTTCCTACTCCTCCTTGGAGGTTCGTGAGCTGTACCCAGTCACCAAACAAAACCTGGGACTAGCCAGACCTTCTGATACCCAGGGTATGACTTTCACCACAGATCTGTGCACCTTCAGCACCACAGCCAGGGCCTCATTACACAGATTTCCCCTTACAACTTCCAGCTGCCATGTCCTCAAGACACTTCATTGCTGGCTCTAGGGTACCCAGGGGAAGGTCAAATAAGGGGTGATGTACAGGAAAACTAACAGAAATAGCATGATGGTCACTTACCCTTTTTTGCAGCCCCAGAGCCAGAACACAGACCATAAGCAGGAAGAAGAGGGTGAGCATGAGCCCAAAAGTAACCTGACCACTGAAGATGGTGGGAGGGCTGGAGACCTGGGCACCTATAAGGAAGAACCACAGTTAGGAAGAAAGGGAAGTTTTATTTCGCACTGGAGCAAGGCTGGACTGCACAAAGAGAAGCAAACTGGAAAAGTATGAAGGGAACTGGAAAGAGCAACAGGGAGAACTGATGAGGGCTAAGACAAGATGACAAGAAGCTGGGATCCAGTCAAAGGTGGGGTGAGTCTGACAGAAGAACAGGGTGAGAAGAAGGGGCTGGTTTCAGCCGTGCAGGAGACAGTACCTGTGATCTGCAGTCCATACTCCACTGCTCCTAGTCTGCCTTCTGGGCCATATACACTGCATTCCCAGATGCCCACATCCTTTTGTGACACTTGGGGTATTTCCAAGTTAGGGCCAGTCTGGACTCTGCGGTCCTTCAGGTTGTGGGAGGTGGCCACAGTCAGCTTTTTGTCAGCAGGGGCAGAACTGAGGTGCTTCCACTGGAAATGTTCATGTCCCTGGGGGTGTGTAAGGCTGCAGATGAGCAGCAAATGAGATCCCTCGGAAACTGGTCCTTGGATGCTTGAGGTGactacagcaaaggaaaaagctaCCCTCAGGAAAGTCAACAGGCAAATCCACATCTCTTCctaaactttcctttttctattaCACCCCTCCTTCATTACCTCCtctaattaattttctttttttccctcagtccttcagaaaaaaataactaagtTGCCCAGGAAAACCTCTGCTTTAAGAAGAGTCCAGTCCAGTGCAATGCCTCAAATATAAACCTTATTTGTCACCCTGGGGCAGGAGCAACCTACACTCACTGCACTGATGCAGAGGGAGGTTTATCAGAGAAGGACCCCAGAGGGATGATGAACctccctgtctttcttctcACCTGTTATTACTGCCAAGGTCATGTCCCTGCTGAGCACCTTGTTGCCAACAGTGACAGCACAGTGATACCGCCCTGCATCACCTCGCCCCACCACAGGGAGATGAAGGGGGaagcttctgctgctctggttCTGCAAGATGCTCCAGTTCTGCAAGTGTCCTCCTGCAAAGTGGCTCCAGTGGGCTTTCACCACATGGATCCCAAAGGTACTGGGCAGGTAGTTCAGGCTGCATGGCAGGtcagctgcagagccagctgcagcaTAGACCACAGGATTGGTTGGGCCGTCGAAACCTGAGTGAGAGAGAGAGCACAATTTGGAGTGGTGGCTGGAAAGAGCACCATCTGGGAAatgaggacaggatgagagCTGGGAAGCTGTAGCTGCTGGGGTTGGTCAGTGGCCACACCAAAGGAAGCAACTGAGGGATGCTGGAGTAGCAACGCCGAGGCTGAGCTCACCTAGAATTTGCAGGTCATGTGTGGCAGAAACAATCTCATTATCGGCGTATCTGAGCTGGCAGTGCCAGGATCCTGAGTCACTCACGGTGGGCCGGAGGATGCAGAGAGCCCCATGCAAGGAGCAGAAGGCCCCAGAGGTGAGGACTGGGTGCCCATTGTGGAACCAGCATGTCTCCACCAAACTGGCCTGGTGACTAGAGTTGCAGCTCAGCAAAAGTGGCTCATTTTCTACCACAGGTCTGGGTGGACTGAGGGTTACTGCAACCAAAAAGAAAGGAGCGAAATGATGGCTAATCAGAGGAGGACCACCAAGCCACCCCTTTGTCCGCCTTCAGTCCTAGCTTTGTCCTTCGGGCAGCGCTCTCTccagagctgagagcagaaggCAGGAAGCTGTGGGCTTTCAGGGGGCTGCTGCCAGTACTCAAAGCACTGTGCCAAACAGCAACCCCACCCATACAGCCTCCTAAAATCAAGGTTCTCCAGGGTTTCCACCTTCTCCTACCTGTAACTACCCCCAGCTCCACCTGGCAGCTCCGGACCTCAGTGTTGTAGGTCACCTGTGCCTCATACAGGCCCGCATCGTCACTCCTGACTGGGTTGATACGCAGGGAGAAATTGCCATTGCGTAAGGCAGAGTCCAGGACTGACACCCGCGGCCTCATGGGCAGAGCCATCTTCCGCAGGCCTGTGTACTCCACCTCCAGCACCACATGCAGCTcctggggggcactgggacaGGGACAAGGGAGCGTCAGTTTGCCAGGAGCTAAGACCAGATCAAGGGCTgaggcagcagagagagaggatgtggggaaggagaaaggggcTCCGAAAGCCTCCCACCCGTCCCGCTCCCCACAAGAAGATAGAATTGGTTCTGCCTTGGCCTACCTTGCCCCGTGCCGCTTCCAGAGCACGGATGTCTTGTCAGACAGCTGTTTCCCACTCTTCCCATGCTTCCTGGGGCTCAAGtagcagggcagcagagctgaactcCCCTCTCTGGCCCACACCTTCTGCACTCTCTTCTCTACCTCTGCTGCTCCCGGTAGGATGTTGCCTGCTGTAGTGAGATGGAGGGCTGAGCAAAGGGTGGAGATCACAAAGTAGAGGGTGAAATCTAGCCATCTGCGGTGAGGGTGAAGGGCTTAAATAATGTGGAGGGGACAAACACCCAGACCCAGCTCACCCAGCTTCTCTGCCCTCCCTGCGCCCAGTCCCTCTTACCATTGAAAGCCAGCAGAGTGAGGAATAGCACCGGGGGCACCGGCCTCATGGTGGCCTCCAGGAGAGGTGAGACTGTGTCTGCGCTCAGTGGGGTCCGAAGCTTTCAGAGATCAGCAAAAATGAGGCACGGGCAAGCAGGTGTTGGAGTGGGTGGGTGAACCAAGTGAAGGCCAGCTGGACTTGCTTGCTTTTGTGCTCCCTCTGTCTTTCTGATCAAAGCATTTCCCCCTACACCCTTATATTGTAGGTGGGCAGCTAATTTCCTCATATCACTAAGAAGATGCGTCACGACCAAGAAACCAGGGTAGGGCTGAGGCACGTGAGGGCAGAGCTGAAGCCAgtgagagagaggagggagggacCAGAGGCACTGCTCTAAGCATCTTTTAGTGGAAATTCTTTGGGTcgctgttgtttttcttacaaGTTTTGCTTCTACACAGACAGTGGAAAAAGTATAGAAGACACTTCCCAGCAAGTgctcttcatgtttttctttcatctcttgcCTTTTTTGGTTTGATCTTTCCGCCTCTCACAGCTTATTTCTAATTGTTTCAGGGCTTTTCAgaacatgtaattttttttttctgctggtttcCCCCTTCCCTATCCTCTTTCATCCCTCAATGTGTTGATTTCTGGGCTTTTTCGCCCATTGGTCAGTTTGAAGGAAGCATGAGAAAAGGCTCTGTGGTGAGTTACATGTCCTCAGGGGCAGCCTGCGAGCAAG
The Numida meleagris isolate 19003 breed g44 Domestic line chromosome 1, NumMel1.0, whole genome shotgun sequence genome window above contains:
- the LAG3 gene encoding lymphocyte activation gene 3 protein isoform X1 codes for the protein MRPVPPVLFLTLLAFNALHLTTAGNILPGAAEVEKRVQKVWAREGSSALLPCYLSPRKHGKSGKQLSDKTSVLWKRHGASAPQELHVVLEVEYTGLRKMALPMRPRVSVLDSALRNGNFSLRINPVRSDDAGLYEAQVTYNTEVRSCQVELGVVTVTLSPPRPVVENEPLLLSCNSSHQASLVETCWFHNGHPVLTSGAFCSLHGALCILRPTVSDSGSWHCQLRYADNEIVSATHDLQILGFDGPTNPVVYAAAGSAADLPCSLNYLPSTFGIHVVKAHWSHFAGGHLQNWSILQNQSSRSFPLHLPVVGRGDAGRYHCAVTVGNKVLSRDMTLAVITVTSSIQGPVSEGSHLLLICSLTHPQGHEHFQWKHLSSAPADKKLTVATSHNLKDRRVQTGPNLEIPQVSQKDVGIWECSVYGPEGRLGAVEYGLQITGAQVSSPPTIFSGQVTFGLMLTLFFLLMVCVLALGLQKRVRLPASFPALERMVAITVPKEMEENQKETTQQTEC
- the LAG3 gene encoding lymphocyte activation gene 3 protein isoform X2 gives rise to the protein MRPVPPVLFLTLLAFNAGNILPGAAEVEKRVQKVWAREGSSALLPCYLSPRKHGKSGKQLSDKTSVLWKRHGASAPQELHVVLEVEYTGLRKMALPMRPRVSVLDSALRNGNFSLRINPVRSDDAGLYEAQVTYNTEVRSCQVELGVVTVTLSPPRPVVENEPLLLSCNSSHQASLVETCWFHNGHPVLTSGAFCSLHGALCILRPTVSDSGSWHCQLRYADNEIVSATHDLQILGFDGPTNPVVYAAAGSAADLPCSLNYLPSTFGIHVVKAHWSHFAGGHLQNWSILQNQSSRSFPLHLPVVGRGDAGRYHCAVTVGNKVLSRDMTLAVITVTSSIQGPVSEGSHLLLICSLTHPQGHEHFQWKHLSSAPADKKLTVATSHNLKDRRVQTGPNLEIPQVSQKDVGIWECSVYGPEGRLGAVEYGLQITGAQVSSPPTIFSGQVTFGLMLTLFFLLMVCVLALGLQKRVRLPASFPALERMVAITVPKEMEENQKETTQQTEC